The following proteins are encoded in a genomic region of Micropterus dolomieu isolate WLL.071019.BEF.003 ecotype Adirondacks linkage group LG04, ASM2129224v1, whole genome shotgun sequence:
- the cxxc4 gene encoding CXXC-type zinc finger protein 4 yields the protein MSNINNALCIENGQNADVSLLQKDNLQDGGLSQLLDYNAEMERYRSFANFYKTNGAFPQTAKIARITTPIFPSARIGMSPWNCDNAMLWGRKSAAINPNRTSMHRNDSQRPGKPGVPPETLQMANNNFLSTLSPEHCRPLAGECMNKLKCGAAEAEIMNLPERVGTFSAIPALGGISLPPGVIVMTALHSPAASAAVTDSAFQIANLADCPQNNSSVSSGNPAKKKRKRCGVCAPCRRLINCGVCSSCRNRKTGHQICKFRKCEELKKKPGSSLERTPINNGEAFRWFF from the coding sequence ATGTCTAACATAAACAATGCTCTTTGCATTGAAAACGGACAGAACGCAGATGTGTCTCTCTTACAAAAGGATAATCTTCAGGATGGTGGATTAAGCCAGCTTTTGGATTATAACGCCGAAATGGAAAGGTACCGGTCTTTTGCAAACTTTTATAAAACCAATGGGGCATTTCCACAGACTGCTAAGATTGCCCGCATCACAACACCCATTTTTCCCAGTGCTAGAATTGGCATGTCCCCTTGGAACTGCGATAACGCCATGCTCTGGGGAAGGAAATCAGCAGCAATAAACCCTAATAGGACCAGCATGCATAGAAATGACTCCCAGAGGCCGGGGAAGCCTGGCGTACCGCCAGAGACGCTGCAAATGGCAAATAATAATTTCCTCTCTACCTTATCCCCTGAACACTGCAGACCTTTAGCAGGAGAATGCATGAACAAGCTGAAATGCGGCGCTGCTGAAGCAGAGATAATGAATCTCCCAGAACGCGTTGGAACTTTTTCCGCTATCCCGGCTTTAGGGGGCATCTCATTACCTCCCGGGGTCATCGTCATGACAGCCCTTCACTCCCCCGCAGCCTCAGCAGCCGTTACAGACAGTGCGTTTCAAATTGCCAATCTGGCAGACTGCCCACAGAATAATTCCTCGGTATCCAGTGGAAACCCAgcgaagaagaaaaggaaaaggtgTGGGGTCTGTGCACCCTGCAGGCGGCTAATCAACTGTGGTGTCTGCAGCAGTTGTCGGAACCGCAAAACAGGCCACCAGATCTGCAAATTTAGGAAATGCGaggagctgaagaagaagcCAGGCTCGTCGCTGGAG